A single region of the Podospora pseudopauciseta strain CBS 411.78 chromosome 1, whole genome shotgun sequence genome encodes:
- the SUB2_1 gene encoding Suppressor of the cold-sensitive snRNP biogenesis mutant brr1-1 (COG:A; EggNog:ENOG503NU8C; BUSCO:EOG09262E4Q), whose product MLGGDIICQAKSGLGKTAVFVLTTLQQVEPVAGECSVLVMCHTRELAFQIRNEYNRFSKYMPDIKTGVFYGGTPIQKDAEILKNKDTHPHIIVGTPGRLNALVRDKHLRLGSVRMFVLDECDKMLDQIDMRRDVQEIFRATPQQKQVMMFSATLSDEIKPICRKFMQNPTEHYVDEDTKLTLHGLQQYYLALEEREKNRKLNELLDDLQFNQVIIFVKSTLRATELDKLLRECNFPSIAVHSGVSQEERIKRYKEFKEFNKRICVATDVFGRGIDIERINLAINYDMPADADSYLHRVGRAGRFGTKGLAISFVTTEQDKEVLQAIEKRFEVALPEFPKEGIDASTYMAS is encoded by the exons ATGCTTGGTGGTGACATCATCTGCCAGGCCAAGTCCGGTCTCGGTAAGACTGCCGTCTTCGTCCTCACGACCCTCCAGCAGGTCGAGCCTGTTGCCGGCGAGTGCTCCGTGTTGGTTATGTGCCACACCCGTGAGCTGGCCTTCCAGATTCGCAACGAGTACAACCGCTTCAGCAAGTACATGCCCGACATCAAGACCGGCGTCTTCTACGGTGGTACTCCTATCCAGAAGGATGCCGAGATACTCAAGAACAAGgacacccacccccacatCATTGTCGGCACACCTGGCCGCTTGAACGCCCTTGTCCGCGACAAGCACCTCCGTCTTGGCAGTGTTAGAATGTTCGTCCTCGATGAGTGTGACAAGATGCTTGATCAGATTG ACATGCGCCGTGACGTGCAGGAGATCTTCCGTGCTACTCCTCAGCAGAAGcaggtgatgatgttttCGGCCACTTTGTCCGACGAGATCAAGCCCATTTGCCGGAAGTTCATGCAGAACCCCACCGAGCACTACGTCGATGAGGATACCAAGTTGACGCTCCACGGCTTACAGCAGTACTATCTTGCCCTtgaagagagggagaagaacCGTAAGCTGAACGAGCTCCTGGACGACCTCCAGTTCAACCAGGTCATCATCTTTGTCAAAAGCACCCTGCGCGCTACCGAGCTGGATAAGCTCCTCCGCGAGTGCAACTTCCCTTCGATTGCCGTCCACTCCGGTGTCAGCCAAGAGGAGCGTATCAAGAGATACAAAGAGTTCAAGGAGTTCAACAAGCGTATCTGCGTGGCCACCGACGTTTTCGGCCGTGGTATCGATATCGAGCGGATCAACCTCGCTATCAATTATGACATGCCCGCTGATGCCGATTCCTACCTCCACCGTGTCGGTCGTGCTGGACGTTTCGGTACCAAGGGtctcgccatctccttcgTGACCACCGAGCAGGACAAGGAGGTCCTCCAAGCCATTGAGAAACGCTTTGAGGTCGCTCTTCC TGAGTTCCCCAAGGAGGGTATTGATGCCTCCACTTACATGGCCTCTTAG
- the SUB2_2 gene encoding Suppressor of the cold-sensitive snRNP biogenesis mutant brr1-1 (COG:A; EggNog:ENOG503NU8C), with the protein MSAEEDLIDYSDDELNQETTAPASNGKKADAAAAQNVDKKGSYVGIHSTGFRDFLLKPELLRAIADCGFEHPSEG; encoded by the coding sequence ATGtctgctgaggaggatctcATCGACTACTCCGACGACGAGCTCAACCAGGAGACCACCGCTCCCGCTTCCAACGGCAAGAAGGCGgatgccgctgctgcccaaAATGTCGACAAGAAGGGTTCCTATGTCGGTATTCACTCGACTGGTTTCCGCGACTTTCTGTTGAAGCCTGAACTTCTCCGTGCGATTGCCGATTGCGGTTTCGAACATCCCTCGGAGGGTTAG
- a CDS encoding hypothetical protein (EggNog:ENOG503P5BW; COG:S), with amino-acid sequence MAKAKNGGGGVQNKAIYSRLSFLQQAAVFLSTATLDGDGSNISELNKDQNPPLQGAGRRLATDLRAVSLKSRIRLNPAVKQSICKFCDSVLIDGESCTSGIENKSKGGRKPWADILVRKCHACGKERRYPVCTKRTKRKTERPVATPDEPDMMDQTG; translated from the coding sequence ATGGCAAAGGCAAAAAATGGTGGCGGCGGGGTGCAAAACAAGGCCATCTATTCTCGACTATCATTTCTTCAGCAAGCAGCCGTTTTCCTCTCGACAGCAACTCTGGACGGTGATGGTTCCAATATCTCAGAGCTCAACAAGGATCAAAACCCCCCACTTCAAGGTGCTGGAAGACGTCTAGCCACTGACTTGCGCGCTGTGTCCCTGAAGAGCCGGATTCGATTGAACCCAGCAGTAAAGCAGAGCATCTGCAAGTTCTGTGACTCGGTCCTCATTGACGGGGAGTCTTGCACTTCGGGAATCGAGAACAAGAGTAAGGGAGGTAGGAAGCCATGGGCCGATATTTTGGTTCGCAAGTGCCATGCTTGCGGCAAGGAGAGAAGGTATCCAGTGTGCACCAAGAGGACAAAGAGAAAGACAGAGAGGCCGGTTGCGACCCCCGATGAACCAGACATGATGGACCAAACTGGATGA
- a CDS encoding hypothetical protein (EggNog:ENOG503P6TB; COG:S) produces the protein MASRGYGSAPTQTRQSMASSGGAVKARQLAQLQQQLAQLSNNLADTENLLRMTSVQAESMRGLGSWHAGLFMAASKVLGEESVQQNQQQGGGGGGGGPN, from the exons ATGGCATCACGAGGCTACGGCAGCGCCCCCACACAAACACGCCAGTCTATGGCTTCATCTGGGGGGGCTGTTAAAGCTAGACAACTG gcccaactccaacaacaactagCCCAGCTttccaacaacctcgccgaCACTGAGAACCTCCTCCGTATGACCAGCGTACAGGCCGAGTCCATGCGCGGACTGGGAAGTTGGCATGCGGGGTT ATTCATGGCCGCGAGTAAAGTCCTCGGGGAGGAGTCGGTGCAACAGAACCAGCagcagggaggaggaggaggcggcggcggaccAAACTGA
- a CDS encoding hypothetical protein (EggNog:ENOG503NWNV; COG:H) has protein sequence MAPMTPRLKILSVGGNPVSAFLSWRLQATNACDVTLVWKTGYEHVSQYGISFKSLVFGNERFKPRHVVRTPEEAATRREGAFDYVILCIKALPDVYDLASVIDSVVTPQHTCILVNTTHALGLESAIEERFPTNVVLSLVCGADLAQLGGSEFEHKGSAELWVGPANKNPNIPPTIQEDMAQALAMTLSTGQVDCKVSPNIRQQQYERVIGPIAFHPLTVLFETPNYAALLDKVGVAKLVSDIIDEMLALADAQGCKFPPEFKQSTIDEFARNGAENIMWQDYIARRPMEIETYLGSPMRLSQETGVAVPRIETLYAILHNLNLVNRNRPKGDATMAPAQPGSPSATPSPLPRMSQGPPRPMPNGMPNGNGMPPGRPRPRIPSQMGPPGPGMRRPPPPMNGGPPNGYGRPPNGMPPNGMGPNSRVPSRRGSMEGTDLEEFSHLVVYDDIPEGSENGYSGTSPQDLAIRERELQLRQRELALREQEMRLRRAAAGIGPGPGPGPGPGPRRGPPPPQRPPPGGMYDDDDEDGEDYFDPTPMAPMIDPDNFDMMSVTSKKNRKAPSNAAQFRQNPEADSIPSTRSRFRPSFGRNRSSQVMTPAISNLHENILDDPLLGFTSNRYGNVDRGAMHAGSRANSLTAARLDELQYNQGGPPPMGMNGSVRRASQSPGNPYTPSVRAGTNKGRPSPPNGYAGPPINGRPSPPDGVRQPMPRYPPGHGNMVAPQQVEQHAGVSALQPPKTKTVRSLTGSASASAGSGDSTHLDSEPSAASSQSSLGPRPPIGVR, from the exons ATGGCACCCATGACACCCCGACTCAAGATCCTATCAG TCGGTGGGAATCCGGTTTCTGCCTTCTTATCATGGAGGCTCCAAGCGACTAATGCCTGCGACGTCACCCTCGTGTGGAAAACGGGCTACGAGCATGTGTCGCAATACGGCATCTCGTTCAA ATCTCTCGTTTTTGGGAACGAGCGGTTTAAGCCCCGTCATG TCGTCCGGACGCCAGAGGAGGCTGCTACACGCAGGGAGGGAGCTTTCGACTACGTCATTCTCTGTATTAAAGCTCTCCCCGATGTCTACGACCTCGCTTCGGTGATCGATTCAGTTGTGACGCCTCAACATACCTGCATCCTCGTGAACACAACCCACGCACTCGGACTTGAATCGGCTATAGAGGAACGGTTCCCGACAAACGTAGTGCTCTCACTCGTTTGCGGCGCTGACTTGGCCCAACTTGGCGGAAGCGAATTCGAGCACAAGGGGTCGGCCGAACTATGGGTTGGTCCTGCCAACAAGAACCCCAACATTCCGCCCACGATCCAAGAGGATATGGCACAGGCTCTGGCCATGACTTTGAGCACCGGCCAGGTCGATTGCAAGGTGTCGCCTAATATTCGACAGCAGCAATACGAACGAGTTATTGG CCCGATTGCATTTCACCCACTGACGGTCTTGTTCGAAACGCCCAACTATGCCGCGTTACTCGACAAGGTTGGGGTGGCCAAGCTGGTGTCCGACATTATCGACGAGATGTTGGCGCTCGCGGACGCGCAGGGCTGTAAGTTCCCTCCTGAATTCAAGCAGAGCACGATCGACGAATTTGCCAGAAATGGGGCCGAAAACATCATGTGGCAAGACTACATTGCACGACGTCCCATGGAAATCGAGACGTATCTTGGATCGCCCATGAGGCTGTCGCAAGAAACTGGAGTCGCAGTTCCCCGGATTGAAACGCTTTACGCCATCCTCCACAATCTCAACTTGGTCAATCGCAACCGGCCGAAAGGTGACGCCACAATGGCGCCAGCGCAGCCAGGCTCACCGTCTGCTACGCCTTCCCCACTGCCCCGGATGTCTCAAGGTCCACCCCGACCGATGCCGAACGGTATGCCCAACGGGAACGGTATGCCTCCTGGCCGGCCACGTCCAAGAATTCCTTCGCAAATGGGCCCTCCCGGACCTGGAATGCGccggccaccaccgcccatgAACGGAGGTCCACCAAACGGTTACGGACGTCCGCCTAATGGAATGCCGCCAAATGGAATGGGGCCAAACTCACGTGTGCCCTCGAGGCGAGGTTCGATGGAAGGAACGGATCTGGAAGAGTTCAGCCACTTGGTGGTCTATGATGATATCCCCGAGGGGAGCGAAAATGGCTATTCTGGTACTTCACCACAAGACCTTGCCATCAGGGAAAGAGAGCTTCAGCTTCGGCAACGGGAACTTGCGTTAAGGGAGCAGGAGATGAGACTTAGGCGCGCTGCCGCTGGTATCGGACCTGGACCTGGACCCGGACCTGGCCCCGGCCCCCGAAGAgggccgccaccaccacaaaggCCCCCTCCGGGTGGCATgtacgatgacgacgacgaggacggaGAAGACTACTTCGACCCCACGCCGATGGCCCCCATGATCGATCCTGATAACTTCGACATGATGAGCGTCACGTCAAAGAAGAATAGGAAAGCGCCTAGCAATGCCGCCCAGTTCCGCCAAAACCCAGAGGCAGACTCAATACCGTCAACCCGCAGCAGGTTCCGGCCTAGCTTTGGACGCAACCGTTCAAGTCAAGTCATGACACCCGCCATTTCGAACTTGCACGAAAACATCTTAGACGATCCTCTGCTGGGCTTTACGTCTAACCGCTACGGTAACGTGGATCGAGGGGCCATGCACGCAGGTTCGAGGGCCAATTCTCTGACGGCTGCTCGTCTCGATGAATTGCAGTACAATCAGGGAGGGCCCCCACCTATGGGCATGAATGGCAGCGTACGGCGTGCCAGCCAGTCTCCAGGAAACCCCTACACCCCATCTGTGCGTGCCGGGACCAACAAGGGAcgaccatcaccaccaaatgGCTATGCTGGACCGCCAATCAACGGAAGACCATCACCTCCGGATGGTGTGCGACAACCCATGCCCCGATACCCACCCGGTCACGGAAACATGGTTGCGCCACAACAGGTGGAACAGCACGCTGGGGTGAGCGCCCTCCAACCGCCAAAGACTAAAACTGTGCGAAGTCTGACCGGTAGTGCGAGTGCTAGCGCGGGCAGTGGTGATTCCACCCACCTTGATTCAGAGCCATCAGCTGCCAGCAGTCAGAGCAGCCTAGGCCCCCGTCCTCCGATTGGAGTGCGTTAA